In one window of Cytophagaceae bacterium ABcell3 DNA:
- the gltB gene encoding glutamate synthase large subunit — protein MTKQNNTGLYNASFEHDSCGIGFVANLKGRKSHKIIEDALHMLARMEHRGACGCEPNTGDGAGILIQVPHEFFVDECVKSGIKLPAFGDYGVGMVFFPKDEKEREDCRAILNRNIEKLGMQLLGYRKLPVCTEGIGPSALAVEPQMEQVFIKKPDNINDPEDFERKLFVLRNYVTRLVRESVQSKTIKDLFHFVSLSYKTITYKGQLTTNQVRPYFLDLHHDEVVSALAVVHSRFSTNTFPSWKLAQPFRYIAHNGEINTVKGNVNWMKAQEAAFESKHFTREELDMVSPICDSSQSDSANLDNAIELLTLSGRSLPHVMMMLVPEAWDGNDDMNDTKRAFYEYHAALMEPWDGPASISFTDGKVVGATLDRNGLRPSRYVVTEDDTVIMASEAGVIEVDQSKVVTKGRLQPGRMFVADLEQGRIISDEELKADICSKQPYKDWLKNKIKLDELPEAISSFQQPDEKTLLKRQQTFGYSTEDLKVVVSEMAETGKEPIGSMGIDTPLAILSDQSQHLANYFKQLFAQVTNPPIDPIRERMVMSLISYVGGSLNLLEESPMHCKIVELKQPVLTNKDLEKLRYLDQSYFQTKTINITFKADGQLGSLEKALTRICNYASDAVEDGYSIILLSDRNVDSSHAPVPSLLATSAVHHHLIKKGYRGKVGIVVEAGDVWEVHHFATLISFGASAVNPYLTFESIVDLKNKGFIDSELAEDKLFANYIKAVNNGLLKVFSKMGISTLQSYQGAQIFEALGISKDVIDKYFTNTVSRIGGLNLDGIAKEALTKHKLAFPAKPIQNSRLEVGGVYQWKRRGEYHLFNPQTIHLLQQSTKTNDYSVYKKYAKLVNDQSVKAATLRGLLKFKPADEPIPLEEVEPIENIFKRFATGAMSFGSISHEAHTTLAIAMNRIGGKSNSGEGGEDEIRFERKPNGDWERSAIKQVASGRFGVTSYYLANADEIQIKMAQGAKPGEGGQLPGHKVDDWIGRVRHSTPGVGLISPPPHHDIYSIEDLAQLIFDLKNSNREARINVKLVSEAGVGTIAAGVTKAHADVVLISGHDGGTGASPISSIRHAGLPWELGLAETHQTLVKNKLRSRITVQADGQMKTGRDLAIAALLGAEEWGVATAALVTAGCIMMRKCHLNTCPVGVATQNKELRALFSGKPEHVVNLFTFLATELREIMAELGFRTVDEMIGQVDKLAIRDDINHWKYKSLDLSGILYKAEADPEVGIYKQEEQDHGLELVLDNALIEAAKPALENQKPVSKEFKITNIDRSAGTMLSNEVSKKYKGQGLPAGTIHLKFKGSAGQSFGAFTAPGIKMELEGEANDYFGKGLSGSTLILYPPKESKFNPSDNIIVGNVCFYGATSGDAYIRGQAGERFCVRNSGAKAVVEGVGDHGCEYMTGGIAVILGETGRNFAAGMSGGMAFIYDKAKKFKERCNMEMIGFDPMENEDLELLKDLIKNHFKYTGSDVAEGILKNWDEEVKHFIKVMPTDYKNVLLKRKQQQKESTDNKEVLIHG, from the coding sequence ATGACGAAACAAAATAATACCGGATTGTACAATGCCAGCTTTGAGCACGACTCATGCGGTATCGGCTTTGTAGCTAACCTGAAAGGAAGAAAATCACACAAAATTATAGAAGATGCGCTTCATATGCTCGCCAGAATGGAGCATAGAGGAGCCTGTGGCTGTGAACCAAACACTGGAGACGGTGCAGGTATACTTATACAAGTGCCACATGAGTTTTTTGTTGATGAATGTGTAAAATCAGGAATTAAGCTTCCGGCATTTGGAGATTATGGCGTCGGAATGGTTTTCTTTCCTAAAGACGAGAAAGAGCGTGAAGACTGTAGGGCTATTCTAAACAGAAATATTGAAAAGCTCGGCATGCAACTTCTTGGCTACAGAAAACTCCCAGTTTGCACTGAAGGCATTGGGCCAAGTGCCTTGGCAGTTGAGCCGCAGATGGAACAGGTTTTTATTAAAAAGCCTGACAACATTAATGACCCTGAAGATTTCGAAAGGAAATTATTCGTTCTTAGAAACTATGTTACCAGACTTGTTAGAGAGTCTGTACAGTCTAAGACAATCAAAGACCTATTCCACTTTGTTTCTCTTTCTTATAAGACTATTACTTATAAAGGACAGCTTACAACAAACCAGGTAAGGCCTTACTTCCTGGACCTTCATCATGACGAAGTTGTTTCTGCGCTAGCAGTTGTCCACTCAAGGTTTTCCACTAATACGTTCCCTTCTTGGAAACTGGCACAGCCTTTCCGTTATATAGCACACAATGGTGAAATCAACACTGTTAAGGGAAATGTAAACTGGATGAAAGCGCAAGAAGCTGCTTTCGAATCTAAGCACTTTACAAGAGAAGAGCTTGACATGGTAAGTCCGATCTGTGACTCATCGCAGTCTGACTCCGCCAACTTAGATAATGCTATAGAACTTCTTACTTTAAGTGGAAGATCTCTACCACATGTAATGATGATGCTGGTGCCTGAAGCATGGGACGGTAATGATGACATGAATGACACCAAAAGGGCATTCTACGAATATCATGCTGCGCTTATGGAACCATGGGACGGTCCTGCTTCTATTTCATTTACTGACGGTAAAGTAGTAGGCGCTACCCTTGACAGAAACGGACTTCGTCCTTCAAGATATGTAGTTACAGAAGACGATACTGTGATTATGGCCTCTGAGGCCGGAGTTATTGAGGTAGACCAATCTAAAGTAGTTACCAAAGGAAGGCTGCAACCAGGAAGAATGTTTGTAGCAGACCTTGAGCAAGGTAGAATTATCAGCGACGAAGAGTTAAAAGCTGATATCTGCTCTAAGCAACCATATAAAGACTGGCTAAAGAACAAAATTAAGCTGGACGAGCTGCCAGAAGCTATAAGTTCTTTCCAACAGCCTGATGAAAAAACCTTACTTAAAAGACAGCAAACTTTTGGTTATTCTACAGAAGACCTAAAAGTTGTTGTTTCTGAAATGGCCGAAACAGGCAAAGAACCTATTGGTTCTATGGGTATAGACACTCCACTGGCCATTCTTTCAGATCAAAGTCAACATTTAGCTAACTATTTCAAGCAGTTGTTTGCCCAGGTAACCAACCCTCCGATTGACCCAATCAGGGAGCGTATGGTTATGTCCCTTATTTCTTATGTGGGCGGATCGCTTAACCTTCTTGAAGAGTCGCCTATGCACTGCAAGATCGTTGAGCTAAAGCAGCCTGTGCTTACTAACAAAGATCTTGAAAAACTACGCTATCTAGACCAGTCTTACTTCCAAACTAAGACGATCAACATAACCTTTAAAGCAGACGGGCAGCTAGGCTCTCTTGAAAAAGCACTTACAAGAATCTGTAACTATGCTTCAGACGCAGTAGAGGATGGTTATTCTATTATCCTGCTTTCTGACAGAAATGTAGACAGTAGCCATGCGCCTGTGCCTTCTTTATTAGCCACTTCTGCTGTACACCATCACCTAATCAAGAAAGGTTACAGAGGAAAAGTAGGCATAGTAGTAGAAGCTGGCGATGTATGGGAAGTACACCACTTTGCAACGCTAATAAGCTTTGGCGCCTCTGCCGTAAATCCTTATTTAACTTTTGAATCAATTGTAGACCTTAAGAACAAAGGCTTTATTGATTCTGAGCTTGCAGAAGACAAACTGTTTGCCAATTACATCAAAGCTGTAAATAATGGCTTGCTTAAAGTGTTCTCTAAAATGGGTATTTCTACCCTACAGTCTTATCAGGGAGCACAAATTTTCGAAGCGCTTGGTATCAGCAAAGATGTTATTGACAAATACTTTACTAATACAGTATCAAGAATTGGAGGTTTAAACCTTGATGGAATTGCAAAAGAGGCACTGACCAAGCATAAGTTGGCATTCCCAGCCAAACCTATACAAAATTCAAGATTGGAAGTTGGTGGGGTTTACCAGTGGAAGAGAAGAGGTGAGTATCACTTATTCAACCCTCAAACTATACATCTATTACAGCAGTCTACCAAGACTAATGACTATTCTGTATATAAAAAATACGCAAAGCTAGTTAACGACCAAAGTGTCAAAGCTGCTACACTTAGAGGTCTCCTCAAATTTAAGCCTGCGGACGAACCAATCCCACTAGAAGAAGTGGAGCCTATTGAGAATATATTCAAGAGATTTGCCACAGGTGCAATGTCTTTTGGCTCAATATCTCACGAAGCACATACTACCTTGGCCATTGCCATGAACAGAATTGGTGGTAAAAGTAACTCTGGAGAAGGTGGAGAAGACGAAATAAGATTTGAGAGAAAGCCAAACGGCGATTGGGAAAGATCTGCCATTAAGCAGGTAGCTTCAGGCCGTTTTGGTGTAACAAGTTACTATTTGGCCAATGCTGATGAAATTCAGATCAAAATGGCCCAAGGTGCTAAGCCTGGTGAAGGTGGTCAGCTTCCTGGACATAAAGTAGATGATTGGATAGGAAGGGTAAGACACTCTACCCCGGGTGTAGGACTTATTTCTCCTCCTCCACACCACGATATTTATTCTATTGAAGACTTAGCACAGTTGATTTTCGACCTTAAGAATTCAAACCGTGAGGCGAGAATAAATGTAAAACTAGTTTCTGAGGCCGGTGTAGGTACCATTGCGGCTGGTGTTACTAAAGCGCATGCCGATGTAGTACTTATTTCTGGACATGATGGTGGAACAGGAGCCTCTCCAATTAGTTCTATCCGTCACGCAGGTCTTCCTTGGGAGCTTGGTTTGGCTGAGACGCACCAAACATTGGTAAAAAATAAACTAAGAAGCAGAATTACAGTTCAGGCAGACGGTCAGATGAAAACCGGTCGCGACCTTGCCATCGCTGCGCTTCTAGGTGCTGAAGAGTGGGGTGTAGCAACGGCTGCCCTTGTAACCGCCGGATGTATTATGATGCGTAAGTGTCACTTAAATACTTGCCCGGTAGGTGTAGCAACTCAAAACAAAGAACTTAGGGCTTTATTCTCTGGAAAACCTGAGCATGTAGTGAACCTGTTTACTTTCTTAGCTACTGAGCTTAGAGAAATAATGGCAGAGCTAGGCTTCAGAACTGTTGATGAAATGATAGGCCAAGTTGATAAACTGGCAATTAGAGATGACATCAACCACTGGAAGTATAAGTCTCTGGATCTTTCTGGTATCCTTTACAAAGCAGAAGCAGACCCTGAAGTTGGTATCTATAAGCAAGAAGAGCAAGACCATGGTCTAGAACTAGTTCTTGACAATGCGCTAATAGAGGCTGCTAAACCTGCACTTGAGAACCAGAAACCGGTTTCCAAAGAGTTTAAAATAACGAATATAGACCGCTCCGCTGGAACTATGTTATCCAACGAAGTGTCTAAAAAATATAAAGGACAAGGCCTACCTGCTGGCACCATACACCTTAAGTTTAAAGGTTCTGCCGGACAAAGCTTTGGCGCATTCACTGCACCTGGTATCAAAATGGAACTAGAAGGTGAGGCAAACGATTATTTTGGTAAAGGTTTGTCAGGCTCTACATTAATCCTGTACCCACCAAAAGAGTCCAAGTTTAACCCTTCGGATAACATTATTGTTGGTAATGTTTGCTTCTACGGAGCTACTTCTGGAGATGCATACATCAGAGGACAAGCTGGCGAGAGGTTCTGTGTAAGAAACTCTGGCGCAAAAGCAGTGGTAGAAGGTGTTGGAGATCACGGTTGTGAATATATGACAGGTGGTATCGCCGTTATACTTGGCGAAACCGGTCGTAACTTTGCCGCTGGTATGAGTGGAGGTATGGCATTTATTTACGATAAGGCCAAGAAGTTTAAGGAGCGCTGCAATATGGAAATGATCGGATTTGACCCAATGGAAAATGAAGATCTGGAACTATTGAAAGACCTTATCAAAAACCACTTCAAGTACACTGGAAGTGACGTAGCTGAAGGCATTCTTAAAAACTGGGATGAAGAAGTGAAGCACTTCATCAAAGTAATGCCAACGGATTACAAAAACGTATTGTTAAAAAGAAAGCAACAACAAAAGGAGTCAACTGATAATAAGGAGGTATTAATTCATGGGTAA
- a CDS encoding glutamate synthase subunit beta: MGKPTGFLEFDRDLPQKRDPKERVKDYKELYIEFGEENVQKQASRCMDCGVPFCHNGCPLGNNIPEFNDAVYEGNWEEAIQVLLSTNNFPEFTGRICPAPCEAACVLGINKPPVTIEEIEKNIVETAFKKGLIKPVVPSVRTGKKVAVVGSGPSGLAAAAQLNKAGHWVTVFERADEIGGLLRYGIPDFKLEKWVIERRVKLMEEEGVVFKTNANVGKNVKVKQLLNDFDAIVLCGGSTVPRDLPIPGRNLKGVHFAMDFLTQQNRRVSNKEVTTEDILATDKNVIVIGGGDTGADCVGTSNRHGAKSITQVELLPKPPVDRPDTTPWPQWPMILRTSTSHEEGCERKWSIFTKEFVGDENGNLTGLKVAEMGWNKPEPGKMPKYVEIEGTEKIIPCELALLAVGFLHPQHEGMLNELELEYDERGNVKCDDSYQSSKKKIFSAGDMRRGQSLVVWAMAEGREAARNVDEFLMGESKLEARDESMLNTTSVA; the protein is encoded by the coding sequence ATGGGTAAACCAACCGGATTTCTAGAATTTGACAGGGACCTCCCTCAAAAAAGGGATCCCAAAGAAAGGGTAAAAGATTATAAAGAGCTCTATATAGAGTTCGGTGAAGAAAACGTACAAAAGCAGGCAAGCAGATGCATGGACTGTGGTGTACCTTTTTGCCACAACGGATGCCCACTAGGTAATAATATACCTGAATTTAATGACGCTGTATACGAAGGAAATTGGGAAGAGGCTATTCAAGTACTTCTATCTACCAATAACTTTCCTGAGTTTACCGGTAGGATATGCCCTGCCCCTTGTGAAGCAGCATGTGTTCTTGGTATCAACAAGCCTCCTGTTACAATTGAGGAAATTGAAAAGAACATAGTTGAGACTGCCTTTAAAAAAGGATTAATTAAGCCTGTAGTACCTTCTGTACGTACTGGTAAAAAAGTTGCGGTTGTAGGCTCTGGCCCTTCTGGTTTGGCTGCCGCTGCCCAATTGAACAAAGCTGGACATTGGGTGACTGTATTTGAAAGAGCAGATGAAATAGGTGGCCTTTTAAGATATGGTATCCCAGATTTCAAGCTTGAGAAATGGGTCATTGAGCGTCGTGTAAAACTAATGGAAGAAGAAGGCGTAGTATTCAAAACCAACGCTAATGTTGGTAAGAATGTGAAAGTAAAGCAACTTCTAAACGACTTTGATGCTATAGTTCTTTGCGGTGGCTCAACGGTGCCTAGAGACCTTCCTATTCCTGGAAGAAACCTAAAAGGTGTTCATTTTGCTATGGACTTCCTAACGCAACAAAACAGACGCGTTAGCAATAAGGAAGTTACCACAGAAGATATATTGGCCACTGATAAAAATGTCATTGTTATAGGTGGTGGTGACACAGGTGCTGACTGTGTAGGAACTTCTAACAGACATGGTGCCAAATCCATTACCCAAGTAGAGCTTCTACCTAAACCTCCGGTAGATAGACCTGACACTACTCCTTGGCCACAATGGCCAATGATCCTCAGAACATCTACTTCCCATGAAGAAGGATGTGAGCGTAAATGGTCTATCTTCACCAAAGAGTTTGTGGGTGATGAAAATGGCAACTTAACAGGTCTAAAAGTAGCCGAAATGGGATGGAACAAGCCTGAGCCAGGAAAGATGCCTAAGTACGTAGAAATTGAAGGTACTGAAAAAATAATTCCTTGCGAACTAGCGCTTTTAGCAGTTGGTTTCCTTCACCCTCAGCACGAAGGCATGCTTAACGAACTAGAGCTTGAGTATGATGAAAGAGGAAACGTGAAGTGTGACGACTCATATCAATCAAGCAAAAAGAAAATTTTCTCTGCTGGTGATATGAGAAGAGGCCAGTCGTTAGTTGTATGGGCTATGGCTGAAGGTAGAGAAGCTGCCAGAAATGTGGATGAGTTCCTCATGGGCGAATCAAAACTTGAAGCACGTGACGAGTCAATGCTAAATACTACTTCAGTAGCTTAA
- a CDS encoding PKD domain-containing protein: MRKALFFLFCFFVGFQSIASHEGGPQFIENKGQWDEKVQFLTDVVGGRIFFQRNEITWLFYNVPEHVHTEQNKQDHKHGKPNTTEGSDSVQAHAYNVVFQGANEHPVVQGEDGGGGFPRNYFLGNDTSRWASSVHSYNSIKYENLYDGIDMVYKGHADNLKYDFVVAPGADPANISMLYNGADEVLLNEGNLQVFTSLRTVTEKKPYAYQLIDEKEVEVKCDFVVIGNTVSFSFPEGYDDEYPLVIDPEVVFSTYSGSRADNWGFTATYDDEGHAYSGGIVFGLGFPTTHGAYSTTFGGNVDIAILKYTPNGRNLVYATYLGGGDAEVPISMVVNGKDELVVMGLTSSHNYPVLSNAFQVVFGGGRRYTFHSFYDFNQGTDLVINKLSSNGTRLLASTYLGGSENDGILNTGSSLVQNYGDQFRGEVIVDAEDNIYIASRTNSSNFPVSSPIQESLRGSVDAIVVKLNSSLTDMYWGTYLGGSGVDAAVGIQLDSDNNIFVTGGTASSNFPIGSGGFRPRHAGFVDGFVLKIANDGGRILGGTFLGTTAYDMCFFVQVDEDDDVYVLGQSRGDYPVYNAEYFNRNSRQFIHKLNNSLRGQVFSTVIGSSQNKNDFSPTAFMVNQCKQMYFSGWGGGSNNSPNAYFNGNTNNLPTTSNAFQRTTNGSDFYISVIDVDASGLTYGTYVGGSGHDHVDGGTSRFDNNGVIYQSVCSCGGSESNFPTTPGVWSPNNRATGANACNNALIKFNVQGLKADFEADPEEGCAPLSVRFTNQSVGATYYFWNSGDGRERSSQRPDFNHTYHNPGVYEATLIAYNPNSCDQYDTAVKHIEVFKPDIDEAKEHHVICYPDSAHLNQNYKEEYSYEWSPGNTLSNSTVPDPFAFPDTATTYTVLIKDENNCEGSKEVFVDVARIDSSFSVENITDCKGLPRGAFHNDSYGPLRFTWDLGDGSIVNDQELEHTFPAFGTYHIQFTVENELCSWTGTDELDLPEVLAPNLITPNNDGKNDFYEIKGMTENWRFDLYNRWGDPVYSHENYDNTFGGEGLSEGVYYYLITTPRGVKCKGWLHLMR, encoded by the coding sequence ATGCGTAAGGCTTTATTTTTTTTGTTCTGCTTTTTTGTCGGATTCCAGTCAATTGCTTCTCATGAGGGAGGGCCGCAATTCATAGAAAATAAAGGCCAGTGGGACGAAAAAGTGCAATTTCTTACTGATGTTGTAGGAGGCCGTATTTTTTTTCAGAGGAATGAAATTACTTGGCTGTTTTATAATGTGCCAGAACACGTGCATACCGAGCAAAATAAACAGGATCATAAACACGGCAAACCTAATACCACTGAAGGATCAGACAGTGTGCAGGCCCATGCTTATAATGTGGTTTTTCAAGGTGCCAATGAACATCCTGTTGTTCAAGGAGAAGATGGAGGAGGTGGCTTTCCTCGCAACTACTTTCTAGGAAATGATACCTCCCGCTGGGCGTCTAGCGTGCACTCATATAATTCAATCAAATATGAAAATCTGTATGATGGAATTGATATGGTATATAAAGGTCATGCTGATAATTTGAAATATGACTTTGTTGTAGCTCCTGGAGCTGATCCGGCAAATATCAGTATGCTTTATAATGGAGCTGATGAAGTGCTTTTAAATGAAGGTAATCTGCAAGTATTTACTTCCTTAAGAACTGTTACCGAAAAAAAGCCTTATGCTTATCAGCTTATCGATGAAAAAGAGGTTGAGGTTAAATGTGATTTTGTAGTTATAGGCAACACGGTTTCATTTAGTTTTCCAGAAGGGTATGATGATGAATACCCTTTAGTTATAGACCCAGAAGTAGTTTTCTCTACGTATTCGGGCTCTCGTGCCGATAACTGGGGGTTCACAGCTACTTACGATGATGAAGGGCATGCATATTCAGGGGGCATTGTCTTTGGTTTGGGTTTTCCTACTACTCATGGGGCCTATTCTACTACTTTTGGTGGAAATGTAGATATTGCTATCCTTAAATACACTCCGAATGGCAGAAATTTAGTTTACGCTACCTATCTGGGGGGAGGCGATGCTGAAGTGCCGATAAGTATGGTGGTAAACGGCAAGGATGAGTTAGTAGTCATGGGCTTAACTTCCTCTCATAACTACCCTGTTTTGTCCAATGCCTTTCAAGTTGTCTTTGGGGGAGGGAGGCGCTATACTTTCCACTCTTTTTATGACTTTAATCAAGGTACAGATTTAGTTATCAATAAACTTTCAAGTAATGGTACTAGATTGCTAGCATCCACTTATTTGGGTGGTAGCGAAAATGACGGTATACTAAATACTGGAAGTTCTCTTGTACAAAACTATGGCGACCAGTTTAGGGGAGAGGTAATTGTAGACGCTGAGGATAATATATATATCGCCAGCCGTACTAACTCTTCGAACTTTCCTGTTAGTAGTCCTATTCAAGAAAGTCTGAGGGGCAGTGTTGATGCAATAGTTGTAAAATTGAATTCATCACTGACAGATATGTATTGGGGAACCTATTTAGGAGGGTCGGGGGTAGATGCCGCGGTTGGAATTCAGTTAGACTCTGATAACAATATTTTTGTTACCGGAGGAACGGCCAGTTCAAACTTTCCCATTGGCTCCGGTGGCTTTCGTCCGAGGCATGCAGGTTTTGTGGATGGCTTTGTGTTAAAAATCGCCAATGATGGTGGGCGTATTTTAGGAGGAACCTTTTTAGGGACTACTGCTTATGACATGTGTTTTTTTGTTCAGGTGGACGAGGACGATGATGTATATGTTTTAGGACAGTCAAGAGGAGACTATCCAGTGTATAATGCTGAATATTTCAATAGGAACAGCCGTCAGTTTATTCATAAGCTTAATAATAGTTTGCGTGGCCAGGTTTTTTCTACTGTAATAGGCTCTTCACAAAATAAAAATGATTTTTCTCCTACGGCATTTATGGTAAACCAGTGCAAACAAATGTATTTTTCTGGTTGGGGTGGGGGCAGTAATAACTCTCCCAATGCATATTTTAATGGCAATACTAATAACCTTCCCACCACATCAAACGCTTTTCAACGTACTACCAATGGTTCAGATTTTTATATTTCGGTCATAGATGTTGATGCTAGCGGGTTAACTTACGGTACATATGTTGGCGGGAGTGGCCATGACCATGTAGATGGAGGAACTAGTAGGTTTGACAATAATGGAGTTATTTACCAATCTGTGTGTAGCTGTGGAGGTTCAGAGAGCAATTTCCCGACTACGCCTGGTGTATGGTCGCCAAATAATAGAGCTACAGGGGCCAATGCGTGTAACAATGCCCTAATCAAGTTTAATGTGCAAGGTTTAAAAGCCGATTTCGAAGCAGACCCTGAAGAAGGTTGCGCCCCTTTGAGTGTTCGTTTTACCAATCAGTCTGTAGGGGCAACTTATTATTTCTGGAATTCAGGGGATGGGAGAGAACGATCTTCTCAACGACCAGATTTTAATCATACATATCATAACCCTGGTGTCTATGAGGCAACTTTAATTGCATATAACCCTAACTCTTGCGACCAATATGATACGGCCGTTAAGCATATTGAGGTTTTTAAACCTGATATTGACGAGGCAAAAGAGCATCATGTGATATGCTATCCAGATTCTGCCCACCTTAACCAAAACTATAAAGAAGAGTATTCTTATGAGTGGTCTCCTGGTAATACCCTGTCAAACTCCACTGTTCCAGACCCGTTTGCCTTTCCAGATACTGCTACTACTTATACGGTGTTGATTAAAGATGAGAATAATTGTGAAGGCTCTAAAGAAGTCTTTGTTGATGTTGCCAGGATAGACTCTAGCTTTTCTGTTGAGAATATCACGGATTGCAAAGGCCTGCCAAGAGGCGCTTTTCATAATGATAGTTATGGGCCTCTTCGCTTTACCTGGGATCTGGGAGATGGAAGTATAGTTAATGACCAGGAGCTTGAACATACATTTCCAGCTTTTGGAACTTACCATATTCAATTTACCGTAGAAAATGAACTTTGCTCTTGGACCGGTACAGATGAGTTAGACTTGCCAGAGGTTTTGGCTCCTAATCTGATTACACCTAATAACGATGGTAAGAATGACTTTTATGAGATTAAAGGGATGACTGAAAATTGGCGGTTCGATCTTTATAATAGATGGGGGGATCCCGTGTACTCTCATGAAAACTATGATAATACATTTGGTGGGGAAGGTTTAAGTGAAGGTGTATACTATTACCTGATAACTACACCACGAGGTGTTAAGTGTAAAGGGTGGTTGCATTTGATGAGATAA
- a CDS encoding DUF721 domain-containing protein, protein MKRIINSGRKADTSPLKECIEEFLKNSPISKRYQETRITSNWERIVGKTIAARTSEIFVKNQVLYLKINSAPLKSELSMAKAKMTQLINNELGEEVVKEIVFI, encoded by the coding sequence ATGAAAAGAATTATAAATTCAGGCCGCAAGGCAGATACCTCCCCTCTCAAGGAATGCATAGAGGAGTTTCTTAAGAATTCCCCTATTAGCAAAAGGTATCAGGAAACAAGGATCACATCAAATTGGGAAAGAATTGTTGGGAAAACTATTGCTGCAAGAACAAGTGAAATCTTTGTGAAAAACCAGGTACTTTATCTCAAAATTAACTCTGCGCCTCTTAAAAGCGAGTTGTCTATGGCAAAGGCTAAAATGACCCAATTGATTAACAATGAATTGGGTGAAGAGGTCGTTAAAGAGATAGTATTTATTTAA
- a CDS encoding DNA replication/repair protein RecF, producing MYLEKLNLLNFKNYDEAELVFSQGINIFTGPNGSGKTNILDAIYYLAITKSAFNAQDAMSIKEGEKFFMVNGVFNKNNTAYRVACSVKQGQKKVVQVDKVPYDKISSHIGKFPVVIITPYDTDLIREGSEGRRKFIDNMISQTDSSYLSVLLQYNHVLKQRNSLLKLSASKSEVPDRNLFDIYDRQLLALGQEVYQKRTAFIAGFEPIFYDKYLDIANNKEEVSLTYSSQRSDPYFEKKFYDSFQKDVILQRTRMGVHRDDLIFSVNEKPVKNYGSQGQQKSYVTALKLAQYEMIKNILNIKPILLLDDIFDKLDEFRISKLLKMVTEGQAGQIFITDARIEKSRWLFDKINAEIRIFKINNGKVEGLI from the coding sequence ATGTACCTTGAAAAATTAAATCTTCTAAATTTTAAGAACTACGATGAAGCCGAACTGGTTTTTTCTCAAGGGATCAATATTTTTACCGGCCCAAATGGCAGTGGTAAAACCAACATTCTTGATGCTATTTACTATCTGGCCATAACCAAAAGTGCTTTTAATGCGCAAGATGCCATGAGCATTAAAGAAGGTGAGAAATTCTTTATGGTCAATGGGGTTTTTAATAAAAATAACACTGCTTATAGGGTTGCTTGTTCTGTAAAACAAGGGCAAAAGAAAGTCGTTCAGGTAGATAAAGTTCCTTATGACAAAATTAGCAGCCATATAGGCAAGTTTCCGGTGGTTATTATTACACCGTATGATACCGATTTGATTAGAGAGGGAAGCGAAGGACGTAGGAAGTTTATTGATAATATGATTTCTCAAACAGATAGTTCTTACCTTTCTGTACTGCTGCAATATAACCATGTCCTAAAGCAGCGTAATTCTCTCCTTAAGCTTTCGGCTAGTAAGTCAGAGGTTCCAGACAGGAATCTGTTTGATATTTATGACCGCCAGTTGCTCGCCTTAGGCCAGGAGGTTTATCAGAAGCGAACAGCTTTTATAGCTGGTTTCGAACCAATTTTTTATGATAAGTACTTAGATATAGCCAATAATAAGGAGGAGGTTTCTTTGACATACAGTAGTCAACGGTCTGACCCTTATTTTGAGAAAAAATTTTATGATTCTTTTCAAAAAGATGTAATCCTGCAAAGAACCCGTATGGGCGTGCACCGCGATGATCTAATATTTTCCGTCAACGAGAAACCTGTAAAAAACTACGGGTCTCAAGGGCAGCAAAAGTCGTATGTTACCGCTTTGAAACTGGCACAATATGAAATGATTAAAAATATTTTGAACATTAAGCCCATATTATTGTTAGATGATATTTTCGATAAACTCGATGAGTTTAGGATATCTAAACTTTTGAAGATGGTTACAGAAGGTCAAGCCGGGCAAATTTTTATTACTGATGCCAGGATAGAGAAAAGCCGTTGGCTTTTTGACAAAATTAACGCTGAAATACGTATCTTTAAAATTAATAATGGAAAGGTTGAAGGCTTAATATGA